A genomic region of Pseudomonas frederiksbergensis contains the following coding sequences:
- a CDS encoding sigma-70 family RNA polymerase sigma factor, whose translation MNDLDEPLRDLIPRLRRFAVSLTRNPSSADDLVQSCLERALSGWGDKRPEGDLRAWLFSILYRQFLDAHRRSRRYARMLGFFTGRDDAQPSVERTVLAQSTLQAFDKLTTEQRALLLWVSVEGLSYKKVAEILGVPTGTVMSRLSRARQALRQLSDGEITSPSLRRLK comes from the coding sequence ATGAACGATCTCGACGAACCGTTACGTGACCTCATCCCCAGACTGCGGCGTTTTGCCGTGTCGCTGACGCGCAACCCCAGCAGCGCTGACGATCTGGTGCAGTCGTGTCTTGAGCGGGCGCTGTCGGGTTGGGGCGATAAACGCCCTGAAGGCGATTTGCGCGCCTGGCTGTTTTCGATTCTGTATCGGCAGTTTCTCGACGCCCATCGACGCTCAAGGCGCTATGCGCGAATGCTCGGGTTCTTCACCGGTCGCGACGACGCACAGCCCTCGGTCGAGCGCACGGTATTGGCTCAATCGACGCTGCAAGCCTTCGATAAGCTGACCACCGAGCAACGCGCGCTGTTGCTCTGGGTCTCGGTGGAAGGCTTGAGTTACAAAAAGGTCGCCGAGATTCTTGGCGTCCCCACCGGCACCGTGATGTCTCGCCTGTCCCGCGCCCGCCAGGCCTTGCGCCAGCTCAGCGACGGCGAAATCACCAGCCCCTCTTTGCGGAGACTCAAATGA
- a CDS encoding type VI secretion system Vgr family protein produces the protein MRNDMESPFTLTLTELALSFQVRQFSGREALNQVYCFDIEMLGPQPAMSLDRLLHQPAFLTLSHTTGIHGIIHSAGVQYRGAQQISYSLNLAPRLLTLEQQRCRRVFQQLSVPELLRQLLAEHRLPPDSYRFELSNGEYPPRPFCIQYDETDLNLLQRLCEEEGIHYHFEHQHDRHVLVFADDSDSFAQRPVESAFHPVALDAEQPRINQLFQCHSRPATGPQTTFTQHASADRATIAPDACANQTYLDSLHPTGRTDPVQARRNQLGRRELERLRSLHRLVQGHSTLPELLSGRLLQVTGHPVPAFNDQWLLSEVLHQGKQPGTDTVLPEAPGYRNQFKAIPWSTAFRPAHKHSRPCISGYQMAQVLGPAGKPPHLDEHGRINICLWPEAQSDGHDCSGIWLPIAHAGTGRPTLPLAGSEVHVSFLDGDPDRPVLCTGFAGVQPGESQPMVTAEQAPSPTGWSGEIYLFERPPATTERLAGTTWYIVRMPRPGLKELRSLNRDDVLMTGKSQALGNLSLTIEQKQRLASEFARTPEQLCLLYPGQCVALADYFQQHWNSEQRLSFIDSANPANTHRQPRETSLLFDWLVNGPGATP, from the coding sequence ATGCGCAACGACATGGAAAGTCCCTTCACCCTGACGCTCACCGAGCTCGCCTTGAGTTTTCAGGTCCGACAGTTCAGCGGTCGCGAAGCCCTCAATCAGGTCTATTGTTTCGACATCGAAATGCTCGGACCGCAGCCCGCGATGAGTCTGGATCGGCTGTTGCATCAACCTGCATTCCTCACCCTGAGCCACACCACCGGCATCCACGGCATCATCCACAGCGCCGGTGTGCAGTACCGCGGCGCGCAGCAGATCAGCTACAGCCTGAACCTGGCACCCCGCCTGCTTACGCTGGAACAGCAGCGCTGTCGAAGGGTATTTCAGCAACTGAGCGTGCCCGAACTCTTGCGCCAGTTGCTGGCTGAGCATCGACTGCCGCCCGACAGCTACCGCTTCGAGTTATCGAACGGTGAATATCCGCCGCGCCCCTTTTGTATCCAGTACGACGAAACCGATCTGAACCTCCTGCAACGACTGTGCGAAGAGGAAGGCATCCACTATCACTTTGAACATCAACACGACCGGCATGTGCTGGTGTTCGCCGATGACAGCGACAGCTTTGCGCAGCGCCCGGTCGAAAGCGCTTTTCACCCCGTCGCGCTGGATGCCGAACAACCACGGATCAACCAGCTCTTTCAATGCCACAGCCGGCCGGCCACAGGACCGCAAACCACCTTTACGCAGCACGCCAGCGCTGACCGCGCCACCATCGCACCTGACGCCTGCGCCAACCAGACCTACCTCGACAGCCTGCACCCAACGGGCCGAACCGACCCGGTGCAAGCCCGTCGTAACCAGCTCGGTCGCCGCGAACTCGAGCGTCTGCGCAGCCTGCATCGTCTGGTTCAGGGCCACAGTACGCTGCCCGAACTGCTCAGCGGCCGCCTGCTGCAAGTCACCGGGCATCCCGTCCCGGCGTTCAACGATCAATGGTTATTAAGCGAAGTGCTGCACCAGGGTAAACAGCCTGGCACCGACACGGTGTTGCCCGAGGCACCGGGTTATCGCAATCAGTTCAAGGCAATCCCTTGGTCAACCGCGTTCAGACCGGCCCACAAACATTCCAGACCGTGTATCAGTGGTTACCAGATGGCTCAGGTCCTCGGCCCGGCAGGAAAGCCACCGCACCTCGACGAACACGGGCGAATCAACATCTGCCTGTGGCCTGAAGCGCAATCCGACGGGCACGATTGCTCAGGCATCTGGTTGCCAATTGCCCATGCCGGGACGGGGCGCCCGACCTTGCCACTGGCCGGCAGCGAGGTACACGTGAGTTTCCTTGATGGTGATCCTGATCGGCCGGTGCTTTGCACGGGTTTCGCTGGCGTACAACCGGGCGAATCGCAGCCGATGGTGACCGCTGAACAGGCGCCATCGCCGACGGGCTGGAGCGGCGAGATCTATTTGTTCGAACGGCCTCCCGCCACCACCGAACGCCTGGCCGGCACCACGTGGTACATCGTGCGCATGCCGCGCCCCGGGCTCAAGGAACTGCGGAGCCTTAACCGTGACGATGTACTGATGACCGGTAAAAGCCAGGCACTGGGCAACCTGTCACTGACGATAGAACAGAAACAGCGCCTGGCCAGCGAGTTCGCCCGTACCCCCGAACAACTCTGCCTGCTGTATCCAGGGCAATGCGTGGCGCTGGCCGATTATTTCCAGCAACACTGGAACAGCGAGCAACGCCTGAGCTTCATCGACAGCGCCAACCCCGCCAACACTCACCGCCAGCCCCGTGAAACCTCTCTGCTATTCGACTGGCTGGTGAACGGTCCAGGCGCTACTCCCTGA
- a CDS encoding LysR substrate-binding domain-containing protein, with protein sequence MNLFQLRAFDAVAREGSFTRAAARLFISQPAVTGHIKALEEHYQITLLRRTVRRVELTEQGTRLAAITRAMFGLAEEAQVMLEANRQLLTGRLEVAADGPHMVMPMLASLRARYPGITVNLRLGNAQETLAALLSEHADVAVLTAVEPRKGLHLQALSESRICALVPEGHPWSALREGVALKQLDQVIMVLREPSSITRRTFDEACAQARVNPRVLLELDSREAVTEAVAAELGVGVVSSVEVSHDPRVRAVPIIGEGLVNRHMIGCMERRRDLRLIQTFFDLAPGSV encoded by the coding sequence ATGAACCTGTTCCAACTCCGCGCATTTGATGCCGTGGCCCGCGAAGGCAGCTTTACCCGGGCCGCTGCCCGTTTATTCATCAGCCAGCCGGCGGTCACCGGGCATATCAAGGCGCTGGAGGAGCACTATCAGATCACCCTGCTGCGGCGCACCGTGCGGCGGGTAGAGTTGACGGAGCAGGGCACCAGGCTGGCGGCTATCACCCGGGCGATGTTCGGCTTGGCCGAAGAGGCGCAAGTGATGCTTGAGGCCAATCGGCAGTTGTTGACCGGTCGGCTGGAAGTGGCGGCGGACGGCCCGCATATGGTCATGCCGATGCTCGCCAGCCTGCGTGCTCGTTATCCGGGGATCACCGTGAACCTGCGCCTCGGCAATGCCCAGGAAACCCTCGCGGCGTTGTTGTCCGAGCACGCCGACGTGGCAGTGCTGACCGCGGTCGAACCGCGTAAAGGCTTGCACCTGCAGGCCTTGAGCGAGTCGCGGATTTGCGCGCTGGTGCCGGAGGGGCACCCGTGGTCGGCGCTGCGCGAAGGGGTCGCGCTCAAGCAGCTGGACCAGGTGATCATGGTGTTGCGTGAGCCGAGCTCGATCACCCGTCGCACGTTCGATGAAGCCTGCGCTCAAGCCAGGGTCAATCCTCGGGTGCTGCTGGAGCTGGACAGTCGGGAGGCGGTGACCGAAGCAGTAGCGGCCGAGTTGGGGGTGGGCGTGGTGTCTTCGGTGGAAGTCAGCCACGACCCGCGCGTGCGGGCGGTGCCGATTATTGGCGAAGGACTGGTCAACCGGCACATGATCGGTTGCATGGAACGGCGGCGGGATTTGCGCTTGATACAGACATTTTTTGATCTCGCACCGGGTTCCGTGTAG
- a CDS encoding anti-sigma factor family protein: MISMPPSVNDLHAYVDHQLNDVDRRLVETYLAANPHIAEQVQAWQQDAQQLRAALSGALQQPPNPDLDPSVIRQHLKRQSRRHLASAAVLLIAVSVGGLSGWQAREMTMVGATPPMTDAMQAYRMFAQQGILPADYKVTDDGDMQGWLDRYFSRANRLPNLANSGFKPVSGRLLSTEQGPAAMVMYEDQSGRKISFYIRPPGPKNNLLPRGSRSDGELQAEYWSGAGYNYAMVSEARDPATQMLKQELRF; encoded by the coding sequence ATGATCAGCATGCCCCCAAGCGTCAATGACCTGCACGCCTACGTCGACCATCAACTCAACGACGTGGACCGGCGCCTGGTGGAAACGTACCTGGCGGCCAATCCGCACATTGCCGAGCAGGTTCAGGCCTGGCAACAGGACGCCCAGCAACTGCGTGCCGCCTTGAGCGGCGCCTTGCAGCAACCGCCCAACCCGGACCTCGACCCCAGCGTGATTCGCCAGCACCTGAAACGTCAGTCCCGCCGTCATTTGGCCAGTGCCGCCGTGTTGCTGATCGCGGTCAGTGTTGGCGGCCTGAGCGGCTGGCAAGCGCGGGAAATGACCATGGTTGGCGCAACACCACCGATGACCGACGCAATGCAGGCGTACCGTATGTTTGCCCAGCAAGGCATCCTGCCGGCCGATTACAAGGTCACCGATGACGGCGATATGCAAGGCTGGCTCGACCGTTATTTCTCCCGGGCCAATCGCTTGCCGAACCTCGCCAACTCGGGGTTCAAACCCGTCAGCGGGCGGTTACTGAGCACCGAACAGGGCCCAGCAGCGATGGTGATGTACGAGGACCAGAGCGGCCGCAAGATCAGTTTTTACATTCGTCCGCCGGGCCCCAAGAACAACCTGCTGCCACGCGGCAGTCGCAGCGACGGCGAGTTGCAGGCTGAATACTGGTCCGGGGCCGGGTACAACTATGCGATGGTCAGCGAAGCCCGGGATCCGGCAACGCAGATGCTCAAGCAGGAGCTGAGATTTTAA
- a CDS encoding 1-aminocyclopropane-1-carboxylate deaminase/D-cysteine desulfhydrase — MHSLSFDWLAHAPLEPFHLDWLTAAGIEVAILRLDRIDPLISGNKWYKLIDHLRVAREAGAEGVISLGGAWSNHLHALAAAGKHFGFPTVGLLRGHPQDTPTVQDLQAFGMQLHWLGYGGYRARHETGFWQPWQVQYPHLHPVPEGGGGLLGARGCEQMLTQAGQQLNALGWSDHDGWWLACGTGTTLAGLVLAEARRHPVYGVLAVPDDHGVAQQVAAILGECGLPDGGYELFDGSRGGFAKVDPPLLAFIESCEQASGIPLEPLYTGKALWALKLQVDAGRFAPGTRLIFVHTGGLQGRRGFAPLSQG; from the coding sequence ATGCATTCTCTTTCTTTCGACTGGCTCGCTCATGCCCCCCTCGAACCCTTTCACCTGGACTGGCTCACCGCCGCCGGCATCGAGGTTGCGATCCTGCGTCTGGACCGGATCGACCCGCTGATCTCCGGCAACAAGTGGTACAAGCTCATTGATCATCTAAGGGTGGCCCGCGAGGCCGGTGCCGAAGGTGTGATCAGTCTGGGTGGCGCGTGGTCCAATCATCTGCATGCGCTGGCGGCAGCAGGTAAGCACTTTGGTTTTCCTACCGTCGGCTTGCTGCGCGGGCATCCGCAAGACACCCCGACCGTGCAGGATTTACAGGCCTTTGGCATGCAACTGCACTGGTTGGGTTACGGCGGTTATCGCGCGCGCCACGAAACGGGTTTCTGGCAGCCATGGCAAGTGCAATACCCGCATCTGCATCCAGTCCCCGAAGGCGGTGGCGGTTTGCTCGGCGCGCGCGGTTGCGAGCAAATGCTGACGCAGGCCGGCCAACAGTTGAATGCATTGGGTTGGAGTGACCATGACGGCTGGTGGCTGGCCTGCGGAACCGGTACCACGCTGGCCGGGCTGGTGCTGGCCGAGGCCCGAAGGCATCCGGTGTATGGCGTGCTGGCGGTGCCCGATGATCATGGCGTGGCGCAGCAGGTCGCGGCGATTCTCGGCGAATGCGGTTTGCCGGACGGAGGATATGAGCTGTTCGACGGCAGTCGCGGCGGTTTTGCCAAAGTCGACCCGCCGTTGCTGGCATTTATCGAAAGCTGCGAGCAGGCCAGCGGTATCCCGCTGGAGCCGCTGTACACCGGTAAAGCACTATGGGCACTCAAGCTACAGGTCGATGCCGGACGTTTTGCCCCCGGCACACGCTTGATCTTCGTGCACACCGGCGGCTTGCAGGGCCGTCGGGGTTTTGCGCCTCTCAGTCAGGGCTGA
- a CDS encoding catalase family peroxidase: MVDHSPPPRPDKVPLSSASLALRLAGIGAVVAALAGAFAYVNGTFDPQRLTPKALVDVLEKNNGVHPEFRRNHAKGVCVVGYFESTSEARPYSTAEVFSAARTPVVGRFALPSGNPYAPDSSVPIRSLALRFKQANGQQWRTGMNSMPVFPVGTPEAFYQLQHAQTPDPATGKPNPASVPAFFAAHPETTPFLQWVKTARPSASYVTETYNSINAFYLVNATGQRQAVRWNVVPVAQDEAGASAPEGADFLEKDLVQRLKSGPLRWQLSITLATAADPTNDASKAWLGERKVLNAGTLVLESTQAQNDGECRDINYDPLVLPSGIEGSDDPLLAARSAAYASSYLRRTSEIGQLPTAKQESPQ; this comes from the coding sequence ATGGTTGATCATTCACCACCGCCACGGCCCGACAAAGTTCCCCTGAGCAGCGCAAGCCTGGCCTTGCGTCTGGCCGGTATTGGCGCGGTAGTCGCTGCACTGGCCGGGGCCTTTGCCTACGTCAATGGCACGTTTGACCCGCAGCGTCTGACACCCAAAGCGCTGGTCGACGTGTTGGAGAAAAACAACGGCGTACACCCGGAGTTTCGGCGCAATCACGCCAAAGGCGTGTGCGTGGTCGGGTATTTCGAAAGCACCAGCGAGGCGCGCCCGTATTCAACCGCCGAGGTCTTCAGCGCGGCACGAACGCCGGTCGTCGGGCGTTTTGCGTTGCCCAGTGGCAACCCCTATGCGCCGGACAGCAGCGTACCGATTCGCAGCCTGGCGTTGCGCTTCAAACAGGCCAACGGTCAGCAATGGCGCACGGGGATGAACAGCATGCCGGTGTTCCCGGTGGGCACTCCTGAAGCGTTCTATCAGTTGCAACACGCTCAGACACCCGATCCGGCTACCGGCAAACCCAATCCTGCGAGCGTGCCGGCATTTTTTGCCGCCCATCCGGAGACCACGCCTTTCCTGCAATGGGTCAAGACCGCCAGGCCGTCGGCCAGTTACGTGACCGAGACTTACAACAGCATCAATGCTTTTTATCTGGTCAACGCCACGGGCCAGCGTCAGGCGGTGCGCTGGAACGTGGTCCCGGTGGCGCAAGATGAGGCCGGTGCCAGTGCCCCTGAAGGTGCGGACTTCCTCGAAAAGGATCTGGTCCAGCGCTTGAAGTCCGGACCGTTGCGTTGGCAACTGAGTATCACGTTGGCCACTGCTGCTGACCCAACCAACGACGCCAGCAAGGCCTGGCTTGGTGAGCGCAAGGTCTTGAATGCCGGGACTCTGGTGTTGGAAAGCACTCAGGCGCAAAACGATGGCGAATGCCGCGATATCAATTACGACCCGCTGGTATTGCCGAGCGGTATCGAGGGTTCCGATGACCCGTTGCTGGCCGCACGTTCGGCGGCTTATGCCAGTTCTTACCTGCGTCGAACCAGTGAAATCGGCCAGTTGCCCACCGCCAAACAGGAGTCGCCACAATGA
- a CDS encoding cytochrome b — translation MPWKNSESRYSTVSIALHWLMLVLLVVVYACIELRGMFPRGSGGRTLIMEAHYMLGLTVFVLVWLRLFARSLGRAPKIFPASPQWQTVLARLMHWALYIFMIATPILGWLVTSANGHQVMFYGIDLPLLIGEDKPLAKQIKGWHELAGTVGYWLIGLHAVAGLYHHYVVRDNTLLRMTPKRISPD, via the coding sequence ATGCCCTGGAAGAATTCCGAATCTCGCTACAGCACCGTATCAATCGCGCTGCACTGGTTGATGCTGGTACTGCTGGTGGTGGTTTACGCCTGTATCGAACTGCGGGGGATGTTTCCCAGAGGCAGTGGCGGCCGAACCCTGATCATGGAAGCTCACTACATGCTCGGCCTGACCGTGTTCGTGCTGGTCTGGTTGCGGCTGTTCGCCCGCAGCCTGGGAAGGGCTCCGAAAATCTTCCCGGCATCGCCCCAATGGCAAACGGTACTCGCCCGGCTGATGCACTGGGCGCTGTATATTTTCATGATTGCCACGCCGATTCTCGGTTGGCTGGTCACCAGCGCCAACGGCCATCAGGTGATGTTCTACGGCATTGACCTGCCATTGCTGATCGGGGAAGACAAACCACTGGCCAAACAGATCAAGGGCTGGCATGAACTGGCTGGCACCGTCGGCTATTGGCTGATCGGCCTGCATGCCGTGGCTGGGCTGTACCATCATTACGTGGTGCGCGATAACACCCTGCTGCGGATGACGCCCAAGCGCATCAGCCCTGACTGA
- a CDS encoding leucine-rich repeat-containing protein kinase family protein, whose amino-acid sequence MHTLAQLRAGALAGLKRLDLSCGLTEFPREIFDLADSLEVLNLSGNALSSLPDDLHRLTHLRVLFCSDNQFRELPACLGQCAQLTMIGFKANRLERVPAAALPPLLRWLILTDNCISELPSELGERPHLQKLMLAGNHLQSLPASLSQCHQLELIRIAANRLTELPQWLLTLPGLAWLAYAGNPLETEADAAALEATPNIPWSQLHLQQQLGEGASGVIHQALWVQPSQPERKVAVKLYKGHMTSDGSPLHEMNACITAGLHPNLIKVEGRIVGHPQAQAGLVMQLIEPSYRNLAALPSLASCSRDVYADDTRFSAAVALRIASGIASAAAHLHQQGITHGDLYGHNTLWNEHGDCLLGDFGAASFHATSDTLETRALQRIEVRAFGILLGELLERIDSGLSAERRERLMDLQSRCCQPDVLSRPGFEEVETALRAA is encoded by the coding sequence ATGCATACCCTTGCACAACTGCGGGCCGGCGCGCTTGCGGGGCTCAAACGTCTGGATCTGTCGTGCGGCCTGACCGAGTTTCCCCGGGAAATTTTCGACCTGGCGGACTCGCTGGAGGTGCTCAACCTCAGCGGCAATGCCTTGAGCAGTTTGCCGGATGACCTGCATCGCCTGACTCATCTGCGCGTGCTGTTTTGCTCGGACAATCAGTTCCGCGAACTGCCGGCCTGCCTCGGTCAATGTGCGCAACTGACGATGATCGGCTTCAAGGCCAATCGCCTTGAGCGCGTCCCGGCTGCAGCGCTACCGCCGCTGCTGCGCTGGCTGATCCTGACTGACAACTGCATCAGCGAGTTGCCGAGCGAGTTGGGCGAACGGCCCCACCTGCAAAAACTGATGCTGGCCGGCAACCACCTGCAAAGCCTGCCCGCAAGCTTGAGCCAGTGCCATCAGCTGGAGCTGATCCGCATCGCCGCCAACCGCTTGACCGAACTACCGCAGTGGTTGCTGACATTGCCGGGGCTGGCATGGCTGGCGTACGCCGGCAACCCGTTGGAAACCGAGGCCGATGCCGCCGCGCTCGAAGCCACGCCGAATATTCCCTGGTCGCAGCTGCACCTGCAGCAACAACTGGGCGAAGGCGCTTCCGGGGTGATTCACCAAGCGTTGTGGGTGCAGCCGTCGCAACCTGAACGCAAGGTCGCGGTGAAACTCTACAAGGGGCACATGACCAGCGACGGCTCACCGCTGCATGAAATGAATGCCTGCATCACCGCCGGCCTTCATCCCAACCTGATCAAGGTCGAGGGGCGGATCGTCGGGCATCCACAGGCGCAGGCTGGCCTGGTCATGCAGTTGATCGAGCCGAGCTATCGCAACCTGGCGGCGTTGCCGAGCCTGGCCTCTTGCAGCCGTGATGTGTACGCAGACGACACGCGTTTCAGTGCAGCGGTGGCGCTGCGGATCGCCAGCGGCATTGCCTCGGCCGCCGCGCACCTGCATCAGCAGGGCATCACCCACGGCGACCTGTATGGCCACAACACACTGTGGAATGAACACGGCGATTGCCTGTTGGGCGACTTTGGCGCGGCGTCCTTCCATGCCACCTCAGACACGCTTGAGACGCGCGCGCTGCAACGCATCGAAGTGCGGGCCTTCGGGATTCTGTTAGGTGAGTTGCTGGAGCGCATCGACTCAGGCTTGAGTGCTGAGCGCCGTGAGCGCTTGATGGACTTGCAGAGCCGCTGCTGTCAGCCGGATGTGCTGTCGCGCCCAGGTTTTGAGGAAGTCGAAACCGCGTTGCGCGCGGCCTGA
- the phnX gene encoding phosphonoacetaldehyde hydrolase, with translation MNYNNPTQLQAAILDWAGTVVDFGSFAPTRIFVEAFAEFDVQVSIEEARGPMGMGKWDHIRTLCDQPEVAERYRKVFGRTPTDDDVTALYKRFMPLQIEKIAEHSALIPGALDTIANLRQQGIKIGSCSGYPKQVMDKVVELAATNGYVADHVVATDEVPNGRPWPAQALANVIALGIDDVAACVKVDDTVPGILEGRRAGMWTVALICSGNALGLTYDGYRALGSEKLASERKRIHALFEGSRPHYMIDTITDLPEVIADINKRLTNGEMPQSS, from the coding sequence ATGAACTACAACAACCCAACTCAGCTGCAAGCCGCCATCCTCGACTGGGCTGGCACCGTGGTCGACTTCGGTTCTTTCGCGCCGACCCGGATCTTTGTCGAAGCCTTTGCCGAATTCGACGTCCAGGTGTCCATCGAAGAAGCCCGCGGACCAATGGGCATGGGCAAGTGGGACCACATTCGGACCCTCTGCGATCAGCCCGAAGTGGCCGAGCGTTATCGCAAGGTCTTCGGTCGTACGCCGACCGACGATGACGTGACGGCCCTCTACAAACGCTTCATGCCGCTGCAAATCGAAAAAATCGCCGAGCACTCGGCACTGATCCCGGGTGCCCTGGACACTATCGCCAACCTGCGCCAGCAAGGGATCAAAATCGGCTCGTGCTCTGGTTATCCGAAGCAAGTCATGGACAAAGTTGTCGAACTGGCCGCCACTAACGGCTATGTGGCTGACCACGTGGTCGCCACCGACGAAGTGCCGAATGGCCGCCCATGGCCGGCGCAGGCCCTGGCCAACGTGATCGCCCTGGGCATCGACGACGTCGCCGCGTGTGTGAAAGTTGACGACACCGTGCCGGGCATTCTCGAAGGTCGCCGCGCCGGTATGTGGACCGTCGCGCTAATCTGTTCCGGCAACGCGCTCGGCCTGACCTACGACGGTTATCGCGCGCTAGGCAGCGAAAAACTCGCCAGCGAACGCAAACGCATTCACGCCCTGTTCGAAGGTTCGCGCCCGCACTACATGATCGATACCATCACCGACCTGCCGGAAGTGATCGCTGACATCAACAAGCGCCTGACCAACGGTGAGATGCCGCAAAGCAGCTGA
- a CDS encoding YebC/PmpR family DNA-binding transcriptional regulator: MGAQWKVKHKEAASNAKGKIFGKLVKEITIAARNGADIATNAHLRLVVEQAKKASMPRETLERAIKKGSGQLGETVQYHRVTYEGFAPHQVPLIVECVTDNINRTVAEIRVAFRKGQLGASGSVAWDFNHVGMIEASPDSPDADPEMAAIEAGAQDFEPGEEEGTTLFLTEPADLDSVQKALPEQGFTVLSAKLGYQPKNPVSGLTDAQMEEVEAFLEGLDNHDDVQDMFVGLAG, encoded by the coding sequence ATGGGCGCACAGTGGAAGGTTAAACACAAAGAAGCGGCATCCAACGCCAAAGGCAAGATCTTCGGCAAACTGGTGAAGGAAATCACCATTGCTGCGCGTAACGGCGCCGATATCGCCACTAACGCACACCTGCGTCTGGTAGTTGAACAAGCGAAAAAGGCGTCGATGCCCCGCGAAACCCTGGAACGCGCGATCAAGAAAGGCTCCGGCCAGCTCGGCGAAACCGTGCAATACCATCGCGTGACCTACGAAGGCTTCGCCCCGCATCAGGTGCCGCTGATCGTTGAATGCGTGACCGACAACATCAACCGTACCGTGGCGGAAATCCGCGTGGCGTTCCGCAAGGGCCAATTGGGCGCTTCCGGTTCGGTCGCCTGGGACTTCAACCATGTCGGTATGATCGAGGCGTCCCCGGACAGCCCTGATGCCGACCCGGAAATGGCCGCCATCGAAGCCGGCGCGCAGGATTTCGAACCGGGTGAAGAAGAGGGCACGACCCTGTTCCTGACCGAACCTGCAGACCTGGACTCGGTGCAGAAAGCCCTGCCAGAGCAAGGTTTCACAGTGTTGTCGGCCAAACTGGGCTACCAGCCGAAGAACCCGGTCAGCGGCTTGACCGACGCGCAAATGGAAGAAGTCGAGGCCTTCCTTGAAGGCCTCGATAACCACGACGACGTGCAGGACATGTTTGTCGGGTTGGCAGGTTAA
- a CDS encoding 2-aminoethylphosphonate--pyruvate transaminase, protein MSTAEPTLLTPGPLTTSQRTRQAMMVDWGSWDDRFNQLTASLCEQLLAIINGADSHHCVPLQGSGTFAVEAAIGTLVPRDGKVLVLINGAYGKRLAKICEVLGRSFSTFETAEDEPTTAADVDRLLHADSSITHVALIHCETSTGILNPLPEIAHVIAWHGKRLIIDAMSSFGALPIDAQHVPFDALIAASGKCLEGVPGMGFVFANKAALADAAGNSHSLAMDLFDQYTYMAKTGQWRFTPPTHVVAALHEALLQYNEEGGLPARHQRYASNCQVLLDEMAKLGLRSFLPAAIQAPIIVTFHAPQDPRYQFKAFYERVKTKGFILYPGKLTQVETFRVGCIGHVNLAEMRAAVAAIADVLHEMEVLDI, encoded by the coding sequence ATGAGCACTGCCGAACCCACCCTGCTCACCCCCGGCCCATTAACCACATCGCAGCGCACCCGTCAGGCGATGATGGTGGACTGGGGTTCATGGGATGACCGCTTCAACCAACTGACCGCCAGCCTCTGCGAACAGCTGCTGGCAATCATCAACGGTGCCGACAGCCACCACTGCGTGCCGTTGCAGGGTAGCGGCACGTTCGCCGTCGAAGCGGCCATCGGCACCCTGGTGCCTCGCGACGGCAAAGTGCTGGTGCTGATCAATGGCGCTTACGGCAAACGCCTGGCGAAAATCTGCGAAGTGCTCGGCCGTTCGTTCAGCACCTTCGAAACCGCTGAAGACGAACCGACCACCGCCGCCGACGTCGACCGCCTGTTGCACGCCGACAGCAGCATCACCCACGTGGCATTGATCCACTGTGAAACCAGCACCGGGATCCTCAATCCGCTGCCGGAAATCGCCCACGTCATCGCCTGGCACGGCAAACGCCTGATCATCGACGCCATGAGTTCTTTCGGCGCACTGCCAATCGACGCTCAACACGTGCCGTTCGACGCACTGATCGCCGCCTCCGGCAAATGCCTGGAAGGTGTACCGGGCATGGGATTCGTCTTCGCCAACAAAGCTGCTCTGGCCGATGCTGCCGGCAACTCCCACTCGCTGGCGATGGACCTGTTCGATCAGTACACCTACATGGCCAAGACCGGCCAATGGCGCTTCACCCCGCCGACCCACGTCGTCGCGGCGCTGCACGAAGCGCTGCTGCAATACAACGAAGAAGGTGGCCTGCCGGCGCGGCATCAGCGTTACGCGAGCAATTGCCAGGTGCTGCTCGATGAGATGGCCAAACTCGGCTTGCGCAGCTTCCTGCCTGCCGCGATCCAGGCGCCGATCATCGTCACCTTCCATGCGCCGCAAGATCCGCGCTACCAGTTCAAAGCGTTCTACGAGCGCGTGAAGACCAAGGGTTTCATCCTCTACCCAGGCAAGTTGACCCAGGTCGAAACCTTCCGCGTCGGCTGCATCGGCCACGTCAATCTGGCCGAGATGCGTGCGGCGGTGGCTGCCATCGCCGACGTACTGCACGAAATGGAAGTCCTCGACATCTGA